Proteins found in one Deinococcus radiopugnans ATCC 19172 genomic segment:
- the gatA gene encoding Asp-tRNA(Asn)/Glu-tRNA(Gln) amidotransferase subunit GatA, which yields MSLPSSAPHSASELVRAVQAGETTPAAALEAALARAEAANTLNALISLNGGAGEQAAAVQARLQAGETLPLAGLPVVVKDNLNLTGTRTTCGSRMLEHYVSPYTATAVQRLVDAGAVIVGKANMDEFAMGSSGESSAYGPTLNPWDTARVTGGTSSGSAAVVAAGLTSVSLGSDTGGSVRQPAALCGVYGLKPTYGRVSRYGLVAHASSLDQIGPLARHAADLALTMNVIAGHDGRDATSLDAPPAFVAGTPEDLRGLRVGVVTESLGGNTAGVGAVLDATLDALRGAGASVGEVSLPALRHAIATYYLISMPEASSNLARYDGMVYGSREPGGDVLGSMTRTRERGFGREVQRRIMIGTYALSSGYYDAYYSKATRVRRLIANEFSAAFAQFDVLVTPTSPFPAFRLGEKMNDPLTMYAADVDTVAVNLAGLPALSVPAGFEEVDGKRLPVGIQFIAPALQDELLIRIAGGLEGIGAVRAEVAPA from the coding sequence ATGTCGCTGCCGTCCTCTGCCCCCCACTCCGCTTCCGAACTCGTCCGCGCCGTGCAGGCCGGTGAAACCACGCCCGCCGCCGCGCTGGAGGCTGCCCTGGCCCGCGCCGAGGCGGCGAACACCCTGAACGCCCTGATCAGCCTGAACGGTGGGGCCGGCGAGCAGGCGGCGGCGGTGCAGGCGCGGTTGCAGGCGGGCGAGACGCTGCCGCTGGCCGGCCTGCCGGTGGTGGTCAAGGACAACCTCAACCTGACGGGCACGCGCACCACCTGCGGCAGCCGGATGCTGGAACACTACGTCAGCCCCTACACCGCCACCGCCGTGCAGCGCCTCGTGGATGCAGGCGCAGTGATCGTGGGCAAGGCGAACATGGACGAATTCGCGATGGGCAGTTCCGGCGAGAGCAGCGCTTACGGCCCGACACTGAATCCATGGGACACGGCGCGGGTCACCGGCGGCACCAGCAGCGGCAGCGCGGCGGTGGTGGCTGCGGGCCTGACTTCCGTCAGTCTGGGCAGCGATACGGGCGGCTCGGTGCGCCAGCCTGCGGCGCTGTGCGGGGTGTACGGTTTGAAGCCCACCTATGGCCGGGTCAGCCGCTACGGACTGGTGGCCCACGCCAGCAGCCTGGATCAGATCGGCCCGCTGGCCCGCCACGCCGCCGATCTGGCGCTGACCATGAACGTGATCGCCGGACACGATGGGCGCGACGCCACCAGCCTGGACGCGCCGCCCGCCTTCGTCGCCGGAACCCCTGAGGATCTGCGCGGCCTGCGCGTGGGTGTGGTCACCGAGAGTCTGGGGGGCAACACGGCGGGCGTGGGCGCGGTGCTGGACGCCACCCTGGATGCCCTGCGCGGCGCGGGGGCCAGCGTGGGCGAGGTCAGCCTGCCTGCCCTGCGGCACGCCATCGCCACCTACTACCTGATCTCCATGCCGGAAGCCAGCAGCAATCTGGCCCGCTACGACGGCATGGTCTACGGCAGCCGGGAGCCAGGGGGCGATGTGCTGGGCAGCATGACCCGCACCCGTGAGCGCGGCTTCGGGCGCGAGGTGCAGCGCCGCATCATGATCGGCACCTACGCCCTGAGCAGCGGCTATTACGACGCCTACTACAGCAAGGCCACCCGCGTGCGCCGCCTGATCGCCAATGAATTCAGCGCCGCCTTCGCCCAGTTTGACGTGCTGGTCACGCCCACCAGCCCCTTCCCGGCCTTCCGCCTGGGCGAGAAGATGAACGATCCGCTGACCATGTACGCTGCCGACGTGGACACCGTGGCCGTGAACCTCGCGGGCCTGCCCGCCCTGAGCGTGCCCGCCGGATTTGAGGAGGTGGACGGCAAGCGGCTGCCCGTGGGCATTCAGTTCATCGCACCCGCCTTGCAGGACGAATTGCTGATCCGGATCGCGGGCGGCCTTGAAGGAATCGGCGCGGTGCGGGCGGAGGTGGCTCCGGCTTAG
- the truB gene encoding tRNA pseudouridine(55) synthase TruB, translated as MPVIAVDKPLHLTSHDVVNRARRARKTKRVGHTGTLDPLATGVLVLAVEGSTKVVQFMEADSKDYLAWISLGAGTPTLDAEGPVDETADVPPLDGATIRAVLTAFTGPQKQIPPQYSAIQVGGQRAYAVARAGGELELPARDVVIHSLDLLGVYGRVQDAPRTFDAQSWAPADTGLTFTLPDALGEFPTLLLRASVGSGTYLRSLARDVGAALGLPAHLSGLVRTRVGRYSLADAVALEDLEGATGLSDLNALDFPRIQADAAMACELRRGKRPRRSEVGRYVVTLGGELVAVVDGDGEGLKVVRAWA; from the coding sequence ATGCCCGTGATTGCCGTCGACAAACCGCTGCACCTGACCTCGCACGACGTGGTGAACCGTGCCCGCCGCGCCCGCAAGACCAAACGGGTGGGGCATACCGGCACCCTCGATCCGCTGGCGACGGGGGTGCTGGTGCTGGCGGTCGAGGGCAGCACCAAGGTGGTGCAGTTTATGGAGGCCGACAGCAAGGACTACCTGGCCTGGATCAGCCTGGGCGCAGGCACGCCGACGCTGGACGCCGAGGGGCCGGTGGATGAGACGGCAGATGTGCCGCCGCTGGACGGGGCGACGATACGCGCCGTCCTTACTGCGTTCACTGGCCCTCAGAAACAGATTCCACCGCAGTACAGCGCCATTCAGGTGGGCGGGCAGCGGGCCTACGCGGTGGCGCGGGCCGGGGGCGAGCTTGAGCTGCCTGCACGCGACGTGGTGATTCACTCGCTGGACTTGCTGGGCGTGTATGGCCGGGTGCAGGACGCACCGCGTACCTTTGACGCGCAGAGTTGGGCGCCAGCCGACACTGGCCTGACCTTCACGCTGCCCGACGCGCTGGGCGAGTTTCCCACCCTGCTGCTGCGCGCCAGCGTGGGCAGCGGCACCTATCTGCGCTCGCTGGCGCGGGATGTAGGCGCGGCCTTGGGCCTGCCCGCTCACCTCTCGGGTCTGGTGCGGACGCGGGTGGGGCGCTACAGCCTCGCGGACGCGGTGGCGTTGGAAGACTTAGAGGGAGCCACTGGCCTGAGCGATCTGAATGCCCTGGACTTTCCGCGCATTCAGGCGGACGCGGCGATGGCCTGCGAACTGCGCCGGGGCAAGCGGCCCCGGCGTTCAGAAGTGGGACGGTATGTGGTGACGCTCGGCGGCGAACTGGTGGCCGTGGTGGACGGCGACGGCGAGGGGTTGAAAGTGGTGCGGGCCTGGGCGTAA
- a CDS encoding RBBP9/YdeN family alpha/beta hydrolase → MTPTLIIVPGLGDSGPQHWQTLWQHKFGAERVRQDDPETPVPDVWAARLHEVIEATPGDLVLIAHSAGVATVVHWARLSAGEDRERVRGALLVAPADPEEPDVARRHPELLALAPLPLEVLPFPALLVYSENDPYCTPERAEALADAWGAAAVSAGEAGHINVDSGHGEWADGEILLSEALHAWTPPAVVRL, encoded by the coding sequence ATGACCCCCACCCTGATCATCGTGCCTGGCCTGGGCGACAGCGGCCCACAGCACTGGCAGACGCTGTGGCAGCACAAGTTCGGTGCCGAGCGGGTGCGGCAGGATGATCCCGAAACGCCGGTACCCGACGTCTGGGCCGCCCGCCTGCACGAGGTCATCGAGGCCACGCCGGGCGATCTGGTGCTGATTGCGCATTCGGCAGGCGTGGCGACAGTGGTGCACTGGGCGCGGCTGTCTGCCGGTGAGGACCGCGAACGGGTGCGCGGCGCGCTGCTGGTGGCCCCCGCCGATCCGGAGGAACCGGACGTGGCACGGCGGCATCCTGAACTGCTGGCCCTGGCCCCGCTGCCCCTGGAGGTGCTGCCCTTTCCGGCCCTGCTGGTCTATAGCGAGAACGATCCGTACTGCACGCCGGAGCGGGCCGAGGCGCTGGCCGACGCCTGGGGTGCCGCGGCCGTGTCGGCGGGCGAGGCGGGTCACATCAACGTGGACAGCGGTCATGGGGAGTGGGCCGACGGCGAGATCCTCCTGAGCGAGGCCCTGCACGCCTGGACCCCGCCTGCCGTCGTGCGGCTCTGA
- a CDS encoding tyrosine-protein phosphatase — translation MPRPPEGALNFRRPLPGLYRSGNLSRLREQGRGELLALGLSRILDLRTRAERERDAPPFLGRTEYLNLSLLPYRVHALNEATQAGSNAVYSTALLEHGANNIVGILGALLDAPPGPVLIHCHAGKDRTGLIAALCLELAGFSRNEIAADYVATGPELVDFYARMRARKTPEQWTRLSPFIPTVADDILLPLAHLDAVWGGAGPYLAAYGFSDAEQATLGGRLLQV, via the coding sequence ATGCCAAGACCGCCCGAAGGTGCACTGAACTTCCGCCGTCCTCTGCCCGGCCTGTACCGGAGTGGCAATCTCAGCCGTTTAAGGGAGCAGGGGAGAGGCGAGCTGCTGGCCCTGGGGCTGAGCCGCATCCTCGACTTGCGGACGCGGGCCGAACGGGAGCGAGACGCGCCGCCGTTTCTGGGGCGAACGGAATATTTGAACCTGTCCCTGCTGCCGTATCGTGTCCACGCACTGAACGAGGCCACACAGGCTGGAAGCAATGCGGTCTACTCCACCGCTCTGCTGGAACACGGTGCCAACAACATCGTGGGCATTCTGGGGGCATTGTTGGACGCCCCGCCCGGCCCGGTACTGATCCATTGCCATGCCGGAAAAGACCGCACCGGGCTGATCGCCGCGCTGTGTCTGGAACTGGCAGGCTTCAGCCGCAATGAGATCGCCGCCGATTATGTCGCCACCGGGCCGGAGCTGGTGGACTTTTACGCCCGGATGCGAGCGCGCAAAACGCCGGAACAGTGGACGCGCCTTTCACCATTCATCCCCACTGTCGCGGACGACATTCTGCTCCCTCTGGCACATCTGGATGCGGTCTGGGGCGGCGCTGGGCCGTATCTGGCCGCCTACGGCTTCTCAGATGCGGAACAGGCGACATTGGGCGGCAGGCTGCTGCAGGTCTGA
- a CDS encoding roadblock/LC7 domain-containing protein has translation MKLDTLTNIPGVIASALVGPDGLPIESNGDGGEVLAAELAALRTGLDRMGRRLGSGEVTRLAFTSDRIEVVALAVGDWMLGAALVRSSDTRSAQQALARLAHEVDSLPRVDRS, from the coding sequence GTGAAACTCGACACCCTGACCAACATTCCCGGTGTCATCGCCAGCGCGCTGGTGGGGCCGGATGGCCTGCCCATCGAGTCCAACGGGGACGGCGGCGAGGTGCTGGCCGCCGAGCTGGCCGCCCTGCGAACGGGACTGGACCGCATGGGCCGCCGCCTGGGGTCCGGCGAGGTCACCCGGTTGGCGTTTACCAGTGACCGCATCGAGGTGGTGGCGCTGGCGGTGGGCGACTGGATGTTGGGCGCCGCGCTGGTCCGCAGCAGCGATACCCGCAGCGCCCAGCAGGCCCTGGCCCGGCTGGCCCACGAGGTCGACAGCCTGCCGCGCGTGGACCGCTCGTGA
- the gyrA gene encoding DNA gyrase subunit A, which translates to MTGIHPVDITSEVKTNFINYAMNVIVDRALPDVRDGLKPVQRRIMYAMMLEGLYSNQKHAKSASVVGEVMKKYHPHGDSSIYDAMVRLGQWWNIRYPLVHPQGNFGSIDGDPPAAMRYTEARMTKVAEEVLADLEKETVDNKPNYDETTVEPSVLPSAVPNLLINGATGIAVGMATNIPPHNLTEISNGLLAMIDKPEISLDEMMEHVQGPDFPTGGRISKMGIREAYATGHSGLKVRGKARIEEKNGRNQIIISEIPYQVNKTNLIQTISAMYKAGKIPDISALRDESDRKDPVRVVIELKRGAIPTLVLNQLYKYTQLQGTFTVINLSIVNGEPRVLPLVDTMRYFLAHRQDVVTRRTAYDLKKAEERAHILEGLLKALDDIDEVIARIRASNTSAEARDALMQRFTLSEIQAQAILDMRLQRLVGLEREKIQAEYDELSVTIARLRSILGDEKLLWREIKKEIRDIRDRYGDERRSTISILEDDISKEDLIAVEDMVITMTKAGYLKRTNLTSYREQKRGGRGASGGKLREEDINTRVFVGSTHDFLLFFTDQGRVFHEKIYDLPEAGRDAKGTHIRNLLPGLRDDENIASVLSVKSFEEKGCFIFATRKGVVKKTLITDYGNITSAGLIAINLQNGDELIGVGIVQDDDHVVLATRNGKAMRFQSGEVRDTGRATQGVIGIRLREGGSVDGEGDAVVSMALVPGGDDTSELLSVSECGLGKRTPVGDYPAKGRGGMGVITLDVTDKTGKLVTLARVAGDEELMVLTEKGTVIRTRVEEVRVTGRNAQGVKVINIGDKDSVISAFPIRREDEV; encoded by the coding sequence ATGACTGGAATTCATCCTGTTGACATCACCAGCGAAGTCAAGACCAACTTTATCAATTACGCCATGAACGTGATCGTGGACCGCGCGTTGCCCGACGTGCGCGACGGTCTCAAGCCGGTGCAGCGCCGGATCATGTACGCCATGATGCTCGAGGGCCTGTACAGCAACCAGAAGCACGCCAAGTCCGCCTCGGTGGTGGGCGAGGTGATGAAGAAGTACCACCCGCACGGCGACTCCAGCATCTACGACGCGATGGTGCGCCTGGGTCAGTGGTGGAACATCCGCTACCCCCTCGTTCACCCTCAGGGCAACTTCGGCAGCATCGACGGCGACCCGCCCGCCGCCATGCGCTACACCGAGGCCCGCATGACCAAGGTGGCCGAGGAAGTGCTGGCCGACCTCGAAAAAGAGACGGTGGACAACAAGCCCAACTACGACGAGACCACCGTCGAACCCAGCGTGCTGCCCTCGGCGGTGCCCAACCTGCTGATCAACGGGGCCACCGGCATCGCCGTGGGCATGGCGACCAACATTCCGCCGCACAACCTGACCGAGATCAGCAACGGCCTGCTGGCGATGATCGACAAGCCGGAGATCTCCCTCGACGAGATGATGGAACACGTTCAGGGGCCGGACTTCCCCACCGGCGGGCGCATCAGCAAGATGGGCATCCGCGAGGCCTACGCCACCGGGCACTCGGGTCTGAAGGTGCGCGGCAAGGCCCGCATCGAGGAAAAGAACGGCCGCAACCAAATCATCATCTCGGAGATTCCGTATCAGGTGAACAAGACCAACCTGATCCAGACGATTTCGGCGATGTACAAGGCCGGCAAGATTCCTGATATCTCGGCCCTGCGCGACGAGTCGGACCGCAAGGACCCGGTGCGCGTGGTGATCGAACTCAAGCGCGGCGCAATCCCGACGCTGGTGCTGAACCAGCTGTACAAGTACACCCAGCTTCAGGGCACCTTCACCGTGATCAACCTGAGCATCGTGAACGGCGAGCCGCGCGTGCTGCCCCTGGTGGACACCATGCGTTACTTCCTGGCCCACCGTCAGGACGTGGTGACGCGCCGCACCGCCTATGACCTCAAAAAGGCCGAGGAACGCGCCCACATCTTGGAAGGGCTGCTCAAGGCGCTGGACGACATCGACGAGGTGATCGCCCGCATCCGCGCCAGCAACACCAGCGCCGAGGCGCGCGACGCCCTGATGCAGCGCTTTACCCTGTCCGAGATTCAGGCGCAGGCGATTCTGGACATGCGCCTGCAGCGCCTGGTGGGGCTGGAGCGCGAGAAAATCCAGGCCGAATACGACGAGCTGAGCGTCACCATCGCCCGCCTGCGCTCGATCCTGGGCGACGAGAAGCTGCTGTGGCGCGAGATCAAGAAGGAAATCCGCGACATCCGCGACCGCTACGGCGACGAGCGGCGCAGCACGATTTCCATTCTGGAAGACGACATCTCCAAGGAAGACCTGATCGCCGTCGAGGACATGGTCATCACCATGACCAAGGCCGGGTACCTCAAGCGCACCAACCTGACCTCGTACCGCGAGCAGAAGCGCGGCGGACGCGGGGCCTCGGGCGGCAAGCTGCGGGAAGAGGACATCAACACCCGCGTCTTTGTGGGCAGCACGCACGACTTCCTGCTGTTCTTCACCGATCAGGGCCGCGTGTTCCACGAGAAGATCTACGACCTGCCGGAAGCGGGCCGTGACGCCAAGGGCACGCACATCCGCAACCTGCTGCCGGGCCTGCGCGACGACGAGAACATCGCCAGCGTGCTGAGCGTGAAGAGCTTCGAGGAAAAGGGCTGCTTTATCTTCGCCACCCGCAAGGGCGTGGTCAAGAAGACCCTGATTACGGACTACGGCAACATCACTTCCGCCGGACTGATTGCCATCAACCTCCAGAACGGCGACGAGCTGATCGGCGTCGGCATCGTGCAGGACGATGACCATGTGGTGCTGGCCACGCGCAACGGCAAGGCCATGCGCTTCCAGAGCGGCGAGGTGCGCGACACCGGCCGCGCCACCCAGGGCGTCATCGGCATCCGGTTGCGTGAGGGCGGCAGTGTTGATGGAGAGGGGGACGCGGTGGTCAGCATGGCCTTGGTGCCCGGCGGCGACGACACCAGCGAACTGCTGTCGGTCAGCGAGTGTGGGCTGGGCAAGCGCACCCCGGTGGGCGACTACCCGGCCAAGGGTCGCGGCGGCATGGGCGTGATCACGCTGGACGTGACCGACAAGACCGGCAAGCTGGTCACCCTGGCCCGCGTGGCCGGTGACGAGGAACTGATGGTGCTGACCGAGAAGGGCACGGTCATCCGCACCCGCGTGGAGGAAGTGCGCGTGACCGGACGCAACGCGCAGGGCGTCAAGGTCATCAACATCGGCGACAAGGACAGCGTGATCAGCGCCTTCCCGATCCGCCGCGAGGATGAGGTCTGA
- a CDS encoding pseudouridine synthase, giving the protein MSGERLQKRLARAGVASRRAAEELIKAGRVQVNGVVAALGQTVTDADDIRLDGQLLDTGAVQKVTYALYKPRGYVTTASDEYGRKNVLDAMPPVPGLHPIGRLDRDSEGLLLLTTDGDLTLTLTHPRYGHEKAYRAWTHGEAPPTQAELDRLLKGVMLEDGLATAISATPATDGAFITLGEGRKRQVRRMLEAIGHPVGRLMRYRVGGYWLGNLDVGEYAELNERDLQGLLNPDTIPAAIWESRWELMGRRWG; this is encoded by the coding sequence ATGAGCGGCGAGAGATTGCAAAAGCGGCTGGCCCGCGCCGGGGTGGCCTCGCGCCGCGCCGCCGAGGAACTGATCAAGGCGGGCCGCGTGCAGGTGAACGGCGTGGTGGCCGCCCTGGGGCAGACGGTTACGGACGCCGACGACATCCGGCTGGACGGCCAGTTGCTGGACACCGGCGCGGTGCAAAAGGTCACCTACGCGCTGTACAAGCCGCGCGGGTACGTGACCACCGCCAGCGACGAGTACGGGCGCAAGAACGTGCTGGACGCCATGCCTCCCGTGCCCGGCCTGCACCCCATCGGACGTCTTGACCGCGACTCCGAGGGCCTGCTGCTGCTGACCACCGACGGTGACCTGACCCTGACCCTGACCCACCCGCGTTACGGCCACGAGAAGGCCTACCGCGCGTGGACGCACGGCGAGGCGCCTCCCACCCAGGCCGAGCTGGACCGGTTGCTGAAAGGCGTGATGCTGGAAGACGGGCTGGCCACCGCCATCAGCGCCACGCCCGCAACGGACGGCGCGTTCATCACGCTGGGCGAGGGCCGCAAGCGTCAGGTGCGCCGCATGCTCGAAGCCATCGGCCACCCGGTGGGTCGCCTGATGCGCTACCGCGTGGGCGGCTACTGGCTGGGCAACCTGGACGTGGGGGAGTACGCCGAGCTGAATGAGCGAGACCTGCAGGGTCTGCTGAATCCGGACACCATTCCGGCGGCCATCTGGGAGAGCAGGTGGGAACTGATGGGGCGGCGCTGGGGCTGA
- a CDS encoding helix-turn-helix domain-containing protein produces MTQTQLNNTARTFVDTVTYRPGAVILYPGKSDMLYRVSTGLVRVHTMDDDGNGLTLRYVKPGEYFGEEALAGVNRAYFAEAVTDSSIDVINPALMSAEDNLVVTTHLVKTLERAYESIYRLVGKRLRARIAGELLELKDTALATQTETGDTMIYATHDELAAAVGSVRETVTKVVGELSREGVISAGYGKITLKDEKALATIAAA; encoded by the coding sequence ATGACCCAGACCCAGCTGAACAACACTGCCCGCACCTTCGTCGACACCGTGACCTACCGCCCCGGCGCAGTCATCCTGTACCCCGGCAAGAGCGACATGCTGTACCGCGTTTCGACCGGACTGGTGCGCGTGCATACCATGGACGACGACGGCAACGGCCTGACCCTGCGCTACGTCAAGCCCGGCGAGTACTTCGGCGAGGAAGCCCTGGCCGGCGTGAACCGCGCGTACTTTGCCGAAGCGGTGACCGACAGCAGCATCGACGTGATCAACCCCGCCCTGATGAGCGCCGAGGACAATCTGGTCGTGACCACCCATCTGGTCAAGACGCTGGAACGCGCTTACGAGAGCATCTACCGTCTGGTGGGCAAGCGCCTGCGCGCCCGCATTGCTGGCGAGTTGCTGGAGCTGAAGGACACCGCCCTGGCCACCCAGACCGAGACCGGCGACACCATGATCTACGCCACCCACGACGAGCTGGCCGCCGCCGTCGGCAGCGTGCGCGAGACCGTCACCAAGGTGGTGGGCGAGCTGAGCCGCGAAGGTGTGATCAGCGCGGGCTACGGCAAGATCACCCTCAAGGACGAGAAGGCCCTGGCGACCATCGCCGCTGCATAA
- the sdaAA gene encoding L-serine ammonia-lyase, iron-sulfur-dependent, subunit alpha has translation MTTLEALMNAPAPASAWVLERDCQETGLDPQDIRDEMARRIREMRDSIERGLNSSAKSITGMVGWNAKGLWDAPDALNAPLIRRVQAYAMAVNEENARMGRIVAAPTAGSAGTIPGALLGVADHLGISDDRLVDPMILAAGVGKAISKRMFISGAAGGCQAEIGSSAAMAAAAVVELLGGTPRAAVQAASMALMNTIGLVCDPVGGYVEVPCVSRNAFFAVHAVSAAQLALAQLESFIPPDEVLGAMASVGRMMPAALRETAEGGLAQTPTGLAVTARMEGRGEEGGTGMVELPMA, from the coding sequence ATGACGACCCTTGAAGCCCTGATGAATGCCCCCGCTCCCGCCTCGGCCTGGGTGCTGGAACGCGACTGCCAGGAGACGGGACTGGACCCCCAGGACATTCGCGACGAGATGGCCCGCCGCATCCGCGAGATGCGCGACAGCATCGAACGCGGCCTGAACAGCAGCGCCAAGAGCATCACCGGCATGGTGGGCTGGAATGCCAAGGGCCTGTGGGACGCCCCCGATGCCCTCAACGCCCCACTGATCCGCCGCGTGCAGGCCTACGCGATGGCCGTCAACGAGGAAAATGCCCGCATGGGCCGCATCGTCGCCGCGCCCACGGCCGGCAGCGCAGGCACCATTCCCGGCGCGCTGCTGGGCGTGGCCGATCACCTGGGCATCAGTGATGACCGGCTGGTGGACCCCATGATTCTCGCTGCCGGCGTGGGCAAGGCCATCAGCAAGCGCATGTTCATCTCCGGCGCGGCGGGTGGCTGTCAGGCCGAGATCGGATCGAGCGCCGCCATGGCCGCTGCTGCCGTCGTGGAACTGCTGGGCGGCACCCCGCGCGCCGCCGTGCAGGCTGCCAGCATGGCCCTGATGAACACCATCGGTCTGGTCTGCGATCCGGTGGGCGGCTACGTGGAGGTGCCGTGCGTCAGCCGAAACGCCTTTTTTGCCGTCCACGCCGTCAGCGCGGCGCAACTGGCGCTGGCGCAGCTGGAATCCTTCATTCCCCCCGACGAGGTGCTGGGCGCGATGGCCTCGGTGGGCCGTATGATGCCTGCCGCTTTGCGCGAGACGGCGGAAGGTGGACTGGCCCAGACACCGACGGGGCTGGCGGTCACCGCGCGGATGGAAGGCCGGGGCGAGGAAGGCGGGACGGGAATGGTTGAATTGCCGATGGCGTGA
- a CDS encoding roadblock/LC7 domain-containing protein yields the protein MIAALLEVRGVRHALLVGHAGEVVAQAGVEEGQLSGDVGLVAAGRAVIGSLQSQMGSESWQEMVLDVDSGPVLLTPHGDQVLLTAFDDVSNLGRVRFAVRKLLGLT from the coding sequence GTGATCGCGGCGCTGCTGGAGGTGCGCGGGGTGCGGCACGCCCTGCTGGTGGGCCACGCGGGCGAGGTGGTTGCCCAGGCAGGCGTCGAGGAGGGCCAGCTCAGCGGCGACGTGGGTCTGGTGGCCGCCGGACGCGCGGTGATCGGCAGCCTGCAAAGCCAGATGGGCAGCGAGTCCTGGCAGGAGATGGTGCTGGACGTGGACAGCGGTCCGGTGCTGCTGACCCCCCACGGCGATCAGGTGCTGCTGACCGCCTTCGACGACGTGTCCAACCTGGGCCGCGTGCGTTTTGCCGTGCGGAAGTTGCTGGGCCTGACCTGA
- a CDS encoding DUF309 domain-containing protein — protein MFTAADQQAFEEGVRLFDSGQWWEAHEAWEGPWLTAQGPDRAFLQALILLAAALHRRWHYGSLTYRNFHKAVKYLETLPDEYGGVQLAHLRAAVWDALHTPDVFPRIPRQP, from the coding sequence ATGTTCACAGCCGCCGATCAGCAGGCCTTTGAGGAGGGTGTGCGGCTCTTCGACTCGGGCCAGTGGTGGGAGGCCCACGAGGCCTGGGAGGGGCCGTGGCTCACCGCACAGGGACCGGACCGCGCTTTCCTGCAGGCGCTGATTCTGCTGGCGGCGGCCCTGCACCGACGCTGGCACTACGGCAGCCTGACCTACCGCAATTTCCACAAGGCCGTGAAGTACCTGGAGACCCTGCCGGACGAATACGGCGGCGTCCAGCTGGCCCATCTGCGCGCGGCGGTGTGGGACGCCCTGCACACGCCGGACGTCT
- a CDS encoding PadR family transcriptional regulator: MVRLPNSSPHTRAVLAALAATHPRPSYGYDLSKATELKSGTLYPILQRLHEQGYLDAQWEDSPHAGKPARHIYTLTPEGLALARERTQDKKTRALKWALL, from the coding sequence ATGGTCCGCCTACCGAACTCCAGTCCACACACCCGCGCCGTCCTCGCCGCGCTGGCCGCCACCCACCCGCGCCCTAGCTACGGCTATGACCTGAGCAAGGCCACTGAACTCAAGAGTGGCACCCTCTACCCCATCCTCCAGCGCCTGCACGAGCAGGGCTATCTGGACGCGCAGTGGGAGGATTCGCCACACGCTGGCAAACCGGCCCGGCACATCTACACGCTGACGCCTGAAGGATTGGCGTTGGCACGGGAGCGGACGCAGGACAAGAAGACTCGTGCATTGAAGTGGGCGCTGCTATGA
- the trxA gene encoding thioredoxin, giving the protein MKPLELTDTNFNDEIASGLTLVDFWAPWCGPCRIIAPVIEELAGQYEGRVKIGKVNVDENPVTQGQYRVMSIPTLILFKDGQPVEGVVGAQPKRAFETLLDKHIGTAQATSGNTAVSAN; this is encoded by the coding sequence ATGAAGCCTTTGGAACTCACCGATACCAATTTTAATGACGAGATCGCCAGCGGCCTGACCCTGGTCGACTTCTGGGCGCCGTGGTGCGGCCCCTGCCGCATCATTGCCCCCGTGATCGAGGAACTGGCTGGACAGTACGAAGGCCGCGTCAAGATCGGCAAGGTCAATGTGGACGAGAACCCCGTGACCCAGGGCCAGTACCGCGTCATGAGCATTCCCACGCTGATCCTGTTCAAAGACGGCCAGCCGGTCGAAGGTGTGGTGGGCGCGCAGCCCAAGCGGGCCTTTGAAACCCTGCTGGACAAGCACATCGGCACCGCGCAGGCAACCAGCGGCAACACCGCCGTCAGCGCCAACTAA
- a CDS encoding roadblock/LC7 domain-containing protein, translating into MLAHLTQLVKDVDGAWAAAIGGLDGLLIEGHAITDTDLNLLIAEHAGLLQASANAYTQTLNAGQPRELYLRGERLSVYLQPIRTDYFLLLALDARSNLGQARLYSREAARKLEGTL; encoded by the coding sequence ATGCTTGCTCACCTCACCCAACTGGTCAAGGACGTGGACGGCGCGTGGGCGGCGGCCATCGGTGGGCTCGACGGCCTGCTGATCGAGGGCCACGCCATCACCGACACGGACCTCAACCTGCTGATCGCCGAACACGCCGGACTGCTTCAGGCGTCCGCCAACGCCTACACGCAGACCCTGAACGCCGGGCAGCCCCGCGAGCTGTACCTGCGCGGCGAACGCCTGAGCGTGTACCTGCAGCCCATCCGCACCGACTACTTTCTGCTGCTGGCCCTGGACGCCCGCAGCAATCTGGGCCAGGCCCGCCTGTACAGCCGCGAGGCTGCTCGCAAGCTGGAGGGGACGCTGTGA